DNA from Corynebacterium stationis:
GGCAGCAAGCCCTGGTGCAGCATCCGACCAAGAAGGGCGACGTCCTTTGGCGGTGCGGCCATAGAGGGTGAACTGGCTAACCACCAGCACTGGAGCGCCGGTAGATTCCACAGAGGTTTCACCATCAAGGATGCGTAGCTCAGCAATCTTGCGCGCCATAGTGGCGATCTTATTGTCCAGTACCGCAGGATCCTGCTCACCTGTGTGGATATCTTCGACCGAGACACCGATGAGCGCTAGAAGCCCACCGGTTGATGGCGCGTCGAAGGAGCCGACTATTTCCTCATCGACGGTAACTGTCGCAGAGATACAACGCGTTAAGACAGCGCGCATAAGAAAAGAACTCCTTGTCGGGTTGCTAGATTACTGGGCCTAATTCGGTGGGGTAGAGGAAGCCATGGCGCACTAAGTCCGTAATAGCAGGCAGAGCAGCGCTATAGAGCTCGTCTGCGTCGTAGTCATTAGCGACGGCATATAGCTCCAGGGTCTCGCGCAGGTTGAGTCCCTGGGGGTTAAGACCTGCGACAATTGCTGCGATGTGCTCATCTACTTCGTGTGTCCAGCGCGGTCCTTCCGTGCGTGTAAGGCGCATGGTTGAGCGAGTGAATCCGAAGCCGAGTTCTGAATTCGACAGCGCAATATCCTCGCGTGCAACGCCCGGGCGCAGCCCAAACTGTTTATCTCCCAGCTCATCAGGTAAAAGATTTCGCAGCCACGCAGAGCGCATGAAGTGCTCTTCAACTTCCGCACCTAAAGCATCTTCGAAAGCCTGTGGAATTTCTTCAGCAGTAACTTCGGATGGCAAGTTGTCATCGATACGCTGCAAGGCGACAAATCCAAAGCCGATGCCGGTGACATTGTGCTCCCGGAAGTGCTCGAGCCAGAGCCGGGCACGTTCGCGGCCTTCATCACTGCGCGGATCGATGGATTCATCTTTAAGCCACGTGGAGACATACAAGGCCGGATCAGCGACGTCACGCTGCAAGACCCATGCGCTGGCACCAGTTTTGGGCAACCATGAAGCAACACGTTGTTGCCATGATTCATCCGGGGTGTGCACCCACGCTGCAAGCAAGTGCGCCGTGCCGCCTGGGGTGAGATGCTCAGCTGCTTGGGAAACCACCAACTCACTGGCGCCATCAAGGTTGAGACCAGAGTCGCGGTAGACATGGCCAACTTCTGGCAGGCCGACCACAAAAGGCGGATTAGCAACAATGCGGTCAAATTTCTCGCCCGCTATTGGCTCAAACCAACTTCCGTGACGAAACTCCACATGCTGTGCCCCCGTCGTGGCAATCGTGGCCTGCGCAAGGGCAAGGGCGCGCTCATGTACATCGGTAGCGACGATGTGCTGTGCGCTGTCGATTTGGCCCAGCAACTGCACGCCAGATCCGGTGCCCAAATCCAAAACGGACTGCACTGGTGTCGTTGGAGTGGTGCGCAACAGCGAAAGGCTAGCGGCGCCCACACCTAATACGTGTTCAGGTCCTGGGACGTGGTCAACCACAGAGGCATCAACATCGGAAAAGACCCACCGATTAGCGCCATCAATGACATGCGAGCGAATATCAAGCGCGATACGCACGACCCCGCTGGCATTAGTCTGCGCGATGTTGGCATCGACAAGCTTGGTGGCCAAAACTGAACCTACTGCCTTTGCTAATTCTGTAGCCGGCATGGGCTCATGCAACAAAAATAACCTGATGAGTAAGTCCATCTGGGTGCCCCGGCCGGTCGCGACCTCCACTGCAGCGGGCTCGCCACGGTATAAAGCCTCTGTTGCCTGCGGACCCAAGTGTGCTGCGATGCCGTGGGTATTGAAACCGGCTTTTTCGAAGACGTCGACTAACTCTGGCGCAAGCACATGCAACGGAATATCGGGATTAAGCGGTGGGCAAAATTCAGTCATCTATTCATCCTTTGAAGAATCTGGAGACGGGGATAAATCATCTGTAGTTTCGAAAGATTGATCACTTTGGTCAGGAGAGTCGGTGATGTGATCAATAATGTCAGATTCCCGCCGCGGGGAGTCGGTGTATTCCAGCTCCGGCTTATTATTAGCCGCTATCGCCTCCGCCCGAGCTTGCCGCGCCAGTGCTGGCTTATAGGTATTGCGCTCACGGGCATCACGCTTTTGCCCCCGGGCATTGGCAAAGACCACCGCAATCCACGGCAAAGGAATGGTAACCGCGGAAATTAACGCAGCGATAATCCACGCGTTATACGAATAGATCAGCCACAAGGAAATCAGCAGCGAAGGCACACGCAGAAACATCAAGATGCCATAACCGATTTCCCGTCGGTGGCGGTCTTGCCCAGGTGATACCTCAGCATCTGTAATCAGCACAGATTTCCTGCGGCGCCACCATGGTTTGGCGGTGGATTGACCCTTGCCTTTACTTCGACCGGAACTCATGGTTTTCAAGCCTAGACCGATCACCTACCCAAATTCGATACGCCCCTACCTGCGGCTTGCTCTTTCGGTGGGGTTTTGGGGCAAGATGGAGGGCGTGAGTACGACGACAAAGACTATTGAGAGACCAGACATCCGTGAGGATGTAAGCACTACCGACAATGACACCCCGAAGTTCTTTCACTACGTCAAAAAGAACCAGATTGTGGACTCTGCTGTGTCCGGCAAGATGGTTGTTGCGTTGTGCGGGGAAACTTTCCCGGTGACCAAACAGGCCAAGCCGGGCTCGCCGGTATGCCCCGACTGCGAACGGATTTATAAGGGCCTGCGTCGAAAGTGAGTGCACAAACTTCCAGGAACAAAGGTCAACTACGTGCCTGGCAGCAAGCGGCACTTGATAAATTCTTAGCCACCAAGCCCAAAGACTTCATGGCCGTGGCAACGCCAGGTGCAGGTAAGACTACTTTCGCGCTGCGTGTTGCGACAGAATTGGTTGATTCTCGCACCGTTGAGCGCGTTATTGTAGTCGTGCCAACGGAGCACCTGAAGGTGCAGTGGTCGGCGGCTGCCGCACGGGTTGGCTTGTCACTAGACCCATATTTCACCAACTCGTCTGCCGTTAACCCGTCTTTTGACGGCATCGTGGTCACCTATGCACAGGTGGGCATGCACCCGTTCAAGCACCGCGCGGTGACCTCAGCGCGGCGTACTTTGGTGATCTTGGATGAGATTCACCACGCGGGCGATGCAAAAAGCTGGGGCGATGGTGTGCGCGAAGCTTATGACGACGCCGAGCATCGACTAGCGCTAACCGGTACGCCATTTCGTTCCGATGACTCCCAGATTCCTTTCGTGCGCTACGAAGAGGACGGGGAGGGGCACTTAGTATCGCGCTCTGACCACACCTATGACTACGGGCATGCGCTTGCCGATGGCGTCGTGCGCCCGGTGGTCTTTTTGGCCTACTCAGGTGAAGCCCGATGGCGCACTTCTGCCGGTGAAGAATTCGCCGCACGCCTTGGGGATCCGCTCAACCCGGAGCAAACCGCGCGTGCGTGGAAGACCGCGCTGGATCCACGCGGTGACTGGATTCCTTCCGTTCTGCAAGCCGCACATACGCGCTTGATGCAGATGCGGCGCAATATGCCAGACGCCGGCGGATTGGTTATTGCAACCGATACCGCAACAGCACGTGCCTATGCCAAGATTCTGAAGGAATTGTCCTCCACGCCTGTATCGGTCATTTTGTCTGATGAGCCAGGTTCCTCAGAGCGCATTCAGGAATTTTCTGATAGCCGTGATGAGTGGATGGTTGCAGTGCGCATGGTGTCTGAAGGCGTTGACGTTCCCCGCCTTGCCGTAGGCGTTTATGCCACCTCCGCATCGACTCCGCTGTTTTTCGCACAGGCGATTGGCCGTTTCGTGCGTTCGCGTATGCCCGGTGAAACAGCTTCAGTATTTCTGCCTTCCGTACCCCGGCTATTGGGCCTTGCGGAAAACATGGAAAAATCCCGCGACCATGTCCTGGGCAAACCCGATAGGGAAGATGACGGTTGGGACGAAGACCTTGTAGTCCAAGCTAACAAGGAACAAACCGAACCGGACTTGGAACCGTCATATGAATCAATTGGTGCTGAGGCGGAGTTCTCATCGCTTATCTACGACGGCTCGCAATTTAATACCGCAGCACTCGATTCCGACGAAGATGCCGACTTCCTCGGTATCCCAGGGCTCTTAGACGCCGACCAAGTCAAAGACTTGCTGCGTAAGAAACAAGCCGAAGAGATGGACGCCCGTGCTGCGAAAGAACGCGAAGAGCGTGCAGCACAAGCAGCCGAAGAACATCGCCGCAAGATTCACGGACTCCCGTCCGCACCCGCTAATCGACGCAAAGCCCAGGAACAATCTGAGCAAGAAGGCGATAGCCCCGTTGCCATCGACGAGGTAACCAACCTGCGTAAAGAACTCAACACCATTGTTTCGATTACCGCAGGGCGCACAGGCAGA
Protein-coding regions in this window:
- a CDS encoding D-aminoacyl-tRNA deacylase is translated as MRAVLTRCISATVTVDEEIVGSFDAPSTGGLLALIGVSVEDIHTGEQDPAVLDNKIATMARKIAELRILDGETSVESTGAPVLVVSQFTLYGRTAKGRRPSWSDAAPGLAAEPVINKVIDQLRARNIHVEEGRFGAMMKVASVNDGPFTVLVES
- a CDS encoding DUF3099 domain-containing protein; translation: MSSGRSKGKGQSTAKPWWRRRKSVLITDAEVSPGQDRHRREIGYGILMFLRVPSLLISLWLIYSYNAWIIAALISAVTIPLPWIAVVFANARGQKRDARERNTYKPALARQARAEAIAANNKPELEYTDSPRRESDIIDHITDSPDQSDQSFETTDDLSPSPDSSKDE
- a CDS encoding DUF7059 domain-containing protein, encoding MTEFCPPLNPDIPLHVLAPELVDVFEKAGFNTHGIAAHLGPQATEALYRGEPAAVEVATGRGTQMDLLIRLFLLHEPMPATELAKAVGSVLATKLVDANIAQTNASGVVRIALDIRSHVIDGANRWVFSDVDASVVDHVPGPEHVLGVGAASLSLLRTTPTTPVQSVLDLGTGSGVQLLGQIDSAQHIVATDVHERALALAQATIATTGAQHVEFRHGSWFEPIAGEKFDRIVANPPFVVGLPEVGHVYRDSGLNLDGASELVVSQAAEHLTPGGTAHLLAAWVHTPDESWQQRVASWLPKTGASAWVLQRDVADPALYVSTWLKDESIDPRSDEGRERARLWLEHFREHNVTGIGFGFVALQRIDDNLPSEVTAEEIPQAFEDALGAEVEEHFMRSAWLRNLLPDELGDKQFGLRPGVAREDIALSNSELGFGFTRSTMRLTRTEGPRWTHEVDEHIAAIVAGLNPQGLNLRETLELYAVANDYDADELYSAALPAITDLVRHGFLYPTELGPVI
- a CDS encoding DEAD/DEAH box helicase, producing the protein MSAQTSRNKGQLRAWQQAALDKFLATKPKDFMAVATPGAGKTTFALRVATELVDSRTVERVIVVVPTEHLKVQWSAAAARVGLSLDPYFTNSSAVNPSFDGIVVTYAQVGMHPFKHRAVTSARRTLVILDEIHHAGDAKSWGDGVREAYDDAEHRLALTGTPFRSDDSQIPFVRYEEDGEGHLVSRSDHTYDYGHALADGVVRPVVFLAYSGEARWRTSAGEEFAARLGDPLNPEQTARAWKTALDPRGDWIPSVLQAAHTRLMQMRRNMPDAGGLVIATDTATARAYAKILKELSSTPVSVILSDEPGSSERIQEFSDSRDEWMVAVRMVSEGVDVPRLAVGVYATSASTPLFFAQAIGRFVRSRMPGETASVFLPSVPRLLGLAENMEKSRDHVLGKPDREDDGWDEDLVVQANKEQTEPDLEPSYESIGAEAEFSSLIYDGSQFNTAALDSDEDADFLGIPGLLDADQVKDLLRKKQAEEMDARAAKEREERAAQAAEEHRRKIHGLPSAPANRRKAQEQSEQEGDSPVAIDEVTNLRKELNTIVSITAGRTGRPHGAIHTEARKACGGPPTALCNADQLRERIEYLRKW
- a CDS encoding DUF3039 domain-containing protein, translating into MEGVSTTTKTIERPDIREDVSTTDNDTPKFFHYVKKNQIVDSAVSGKMVVALCGETFPVTKQAKPGSPVCPDCERIYKGLRRK